One genomic region from Betaproteobacteria bacterium encodes:
- the flgG gene encoding flagellar basal-body rod protein FlgG, whose product MIRSLWISKTGLEAQQTQMDVIAHNLANVSTNGFKRQRAVFEDLLYQTLRQPGAQSSQQTEVPSGMQIGTGVQPIATERVFTQGNIQQTGNALDVAIQGDGFFQVLLPDGTTAYTRDGAFQLNSQGQLVTSSGYQVQPAITMPANVISVTIAKDGIVSVTQAGSSTPTQIGQMQLATFINTGGLQSRGENLYLETAASGAPQPNAPGSNGAGLLNQSYVETSNVNVVEELVNMIQTQRAYEINSKSIQTSDQMLARLTQL is encoded by the coding sequence ATGATTCGCTCGTTGTGGATTTCGAAGACCGGACTGGAAGCGCAGCAGACCCAGATGGATGTGATCGCCCATAACCTGGCGAACGTCAGCACCAACGGGTTCAAGCGCCAGCGTGCGGTGTTCGAGGATCTGCTGTACCAGACGCTGCGCCAGCCCGGCGCGCAGTCCTCGCAGCAGACCGAGGTGCCATCGGGGATGCAGATCGGTACCGGCGTGCAGCCCATCGCAACCGAGCGCGTCTTCACGCAGGGCAATATTCAGCAGACCGGCAATGCCCTCGATGTGGCGATCCAGGGTGACGGCTTCTTCCAGGTATTGCTGCCGGACGGCACGACGGCGTATACGCGCGATGGCGCATTCCAGTTGAACAGTCAGGGCCAACTGGTTACATCCAGCGGGTACCAGGTCCAGCCTGCGATCACCATGCCGGCGAACGTCATCTCTGTAACCATCGCCAAGGACGGCATCGTTTCCGTTACGCAGGCCGGGTCCAGCACGCCGACGCAAATCGGACAGATGCAGCTTGCGACCTTCATCAATACCGGGGGATTGCAGTCGCGCGGTGAGAACCTTTACCTGGAAACGGCGGCGTCCGGCGCCCCGCAGCCGAACGCGCCGGGCTCGAATGGCGCCGGCCTTCTGAACCAGTCCTACGTCGAGACTTCGAACGTCAACGTCGTCGAGGAACTGGTGAACATGATCCAGACCCAGCGCGCTTACGAAATCAACTCGAAATCGATCCAGACCTCCGACCAGATGCTGGCGAGACTGACGCAATTGTAA
- a CDS encoding flagellar basal body L-ring protein FlgH has translation MTARPLPDAGARAQPAGSIYQQANFRPLFEDRRARFVGDTLTIFITEKTAANKKSGAGAERTSAVSASVPTVQGLPGKTFQGLGLDASSSNKFDGKGQAAASNDFTGTVTVTVIEVLPNGNLLVSGEKQIAMSQGSEFIRFSGVVNPVTVSASNSVISTQVADARIEYRANGYIDEAQTMGWLARFFNNVLPF, from the coding sequence ATGACGGCGCGGCCGCTGCCGGACGCGGGGGCGCGCGCGCAGCCGGCGGGTTCGATCTATCAACAGGCCAACTTCCGCCCGCTGTTCGAAGACAGGCGCGCGCGCTTCGTCGGCGACACGCTGACCATCTTCATCACGGAAAAGACCGCCGCGAACAAGAAGTCCGGTGCCGGCGCGGAGCGCACGAGCGCAGTCTCCGCGTCGGTGCCCACCGTACAGGGATTGCCCGGCAAAACGTTCCAGGGACTGGGGCTCGATGCCAGTTCTTCGAACAAGTTCGACGGCAAAGGCCAGGCCGCGGCAAGCAACGATTTCACCGGCACGGTGACCGTGACCGTCATCGAGGTGCTGCCGAACGGCAATTTGCTGGTCAGCGGCGAAAAGCAGATCGCAATGAGCCAGGGCTCCGAATTCATCCGCTTCTCCGGGGTGGTCAATCCGGTGACAGTCAGTGCCAGCAACAGCGTCATTTCCACCCAGGTGGCCGATGCGCGCATCGAATACCGCGCCAACGGCTACATCGACGAGGCGCAAACGATGGGATGGCTTGCGAGATTCTTCAACAACGTACTGCCATTTTGA
- a CDS encoding flagellar basal body P-ring protein FlgI, translating into MKDPEKLKAAAWFLVLISALCFGPLARSAHADRLKEMARVQGVRDNQLIGYGLVVGLDGSGDQTTQTPFTTQSLQAMLSQLGVQLPPGTSLQLKNVAAVMVTATLPAFTRSGQTIDLTVSSLGNAKSLRGGTLLMTPLKGADGQVYAIAQGNVLVGGVGAAANGSKVQVNHLAVGRVPSGATVEREVATTIGRGEYIYLESNTTDFNTSRQIAEVINAFVGPELASAVDGRVVRVRAPVEQDKRVEFLARLENLEIVPAKSAAKVIVNARTGSVVMNQTVTIEPCAVAHGNLSVIISTEPVISQPNVLSLRGDTVQAQRSNIEIREDKGGLVTMPAGVSLAEVVKALNSIGATPQDLLAILQAMKSAGVLRADLEII; encoded by the coding sequence ATGAAAGATCCCGAAAAACTAAAAGCCGCCGCGTGGTTTCTTGTGCTGATTAGCGCCTTGTGTTTCGGGCCGCTGGCGCGATCCGCGCACGCGGATCGCCTCAAGGAAATGGCGAGAGTGCAGGGCGTGCGCGATAACCAGTTGATCGGTTACGGGCTCGTGGTCGGCCTTGACGGCAGCGGCGACCAGACCACCCAGACCCCGTTCACCACGCAGAGCCTGCAGGCGATGTTGTCGCAACTCGGCGTGCAGTTGCCGCCCGGCACCAGCCTGCAACTCAAGAATGTGGCCGCGGTGATGGTAACGGCAACGTTGCCGGCATTCACCCGGTCCGGACAGACCATCGATCTGACCGTGTCATCGCTCGGTAATGCGAAGAGTCTGCGCGGCGGCACATTGCTGATGACGCCCCTGAAAGGCGCCGATGGCCAGGTGTACGCCATCGCGCAAGGCAACGTTCTGGTTGGCGGGGTGGGCGCAGCGGCCAACGGCAGCAAGGTGCAGGTCAACCATCTGGCCGTAGGCCGTGTTCCGAGTGGCGCGACGGTCGAGCGCGAGGTTGCCACGACCATCGGCCGCGGTGAATACATTTATCTCGAGTCGAATACCACGGATTTCAATACGTCCCGCCAGATTGCGGAAGTGATCAACGCCTTTGTCGGACCGGAGCTGGCCTCCGCCGTCGATGGCAGGGTGGTGCGCGTGCGTGCACCGGTCGAGCAGGACAAGCGCGTGGAATTCCTGGCCCGCCTGGAAAACCTGGAGATCGTACCGGCCAAGAGCGCGGCGAAGGTCATCGTCAATGCCCGCACCGGTTCGGTCGTGATGAACCAGACGGTGACCATCGAGCCCTGCGCCGTCGCGCACGGCAACCTGTCGGTGATCATCAGCACGGAACCGGTCATCAGCCAGCCGAACGTTCTTTCGCTGCGCGGCGACACCGTGCAGGCGCAACGCTCCAACATCGAGATCCGCGAAGACAAGGGCGGCCTCGTCACCATGCCGGCCGGCGTATCGCTTGCCGAAGTGGTTAAGGCGCTCAATTCGATCGGCGCCACACCGCAGGATCTGCTCGCCATTCTGCAGGCCATGAAGTCCGCGGGCGTGCTGCGCGCCGATCTCGAGATCATCTGA
- the flgJ gene encoding flagellar assembly peptidoglycan hydrolase FlgJ: MAIGNDPAAIALAGGTQGVDALRLKARTDPKGAVKETARQFEALLMNVMLKSMRETVAQDGLFDSEQTRLYTSMLDQQLSQSMAKRGIGITEVLARQLTPAAQAAATDAAAPTAKPGVSPSSLQGTPPSLAPAQNPASTSQDAKSQARMFIERLAPDAEAVSRDTGIPVRFLLGHAALESGWGRAEIRAADGTPSHNLFGIKAGAGWPGRTVEVQTTEYAGGVAQKKVETFRAYDSYRDSLRDYANLLATSPRYAEVLKNTNDARAYARELQDAGYATDPRYADKLAGVIDGKFLRLV, from the coding sequence ATGGCAATCGGCAATGATCCCGCTGCAATCGCGCTGGCTGGCGGCACCCAGGGCGTAGATGCCCTGCGCCTGAAGGCCAGGACCGACCCGAAGGGCGCGGTAAAGGAAACGGCGCGCCAGTTCGAGGCGCTGTTGATGAACGTCATGCTCAAGAGCATGCGCGAGACGGTTGCCCAGGACGGCCTGTTCGACAGCGAGCAGACCCGGCTCTACACTTCGATGCTCGACCAGCAACTGTCGCAGTCCATGGCCAAGCGCGGAATCGGCATCACCGAGGTTCTGGCGCGCCAGTTGACGCCTGCCGCGCAGGCGGCGGCGACGGATGCGGCGGCGCCGACGGCGAAACCCGGCGTCTCACCGTCGAGTCTGCAAGGCACGCCGCCGTCCTTAGCGCCCGCGCAAAATCCTGCGAGCACGTCACAGGATGCGAAAAGCCAGGCGCGGATGTTCATCGAACGCCTTGCACCCGACGCAGAGGCGGTGAGCCGCGACACGGGCATTCCCGTGCGCTTCCTGCTCGGACATGCCGCGCTGGAATCCGGCTGGGGTCGCGCCGAAATTCGGGCGGCCGACGGCACGCCGAGCCACAACCTGTTCGGCATCAAGGCCGGCGCCGGCTGGCCGGGCCGTACCGTCGAGGTGCAGACCACGGAATACGCAGGTGGCGTGGCACAAAAGAAGGTCGAAACTTTCCGCGCTTACGACTCTTACCGGGACTCATTGCGCGATTACGCGAATCTACTGGCGACCAGTCCGCGCTATGCCGAGGTGCTGAAGAACACGAACGACGCCCGTGCCTATGCGCGCGAGTTGCAGGACGCCGGATATGCCACCGATCCGCGTTATGCGGACAAGCTCGCCGGCGTCATCGACGGCAAATTTCTGCGCCTTGTCTAA
- the flgK gene encoding flagellar hook-associated protein FlgK gives MATNIFGIGVTGLQAAQAGLITAGHNISNANTPGYTRQQVDFSNATPLATGSGFFGNGVDVVTVKRLYSQFLSNEVLTASTQSNSLDSYYSQIQQLDNLLADPSAGLSPALQDFFTAVQGVATTPNVASSRQALLSSAEALRSRFQVIDQRLTDLRDGVNSDVGAMAQEISNFATQIADLNQRIIVARSATGGQPPNDLLDQRDRLVADLNQDIRATVVVQDDGAYDVFVGSGQPLVAGTLAYSLATLRDPLDPTKLTVGYRTASGVVQLPEATLNGGKLGGLLAFRSEALDPAQNALGRVAITLAQTFNAQHELGQDLNGQLGTALFSIGTPQVNSNLNNTGNAVIAAAFDSTNVGGLTASDYRLNYDGANFTLTRLADNTTQTFATFPQNVDGFTLTLASGAAAAGDSFLIRPTVAGASTLGVAITDPSKIAAAAPVRTAQGAANTGTGKINAGTVNSVGANLQQPVTITFTSATTFDVSGTGTGNPTGLTYTAGQNIAFNGWTVQISGAPATGDTFSVGPNTGGSGDNRNALALASLQTTKILDGGTASYQGAYASLVSQVGTQTRQLQVTSAAQAAVLEQAQTAQQSYSGVNLDEEAANLIRFQQAYQASGKVLQIASTLFDTLLQLGSH, from the coding sequence TTGGCAACCAATATCTTCGGCATCGGCGTTACCGGCCTGCAGGCGGCCCAGGCCGGTCTGATCACGGCCGGCCACAATATTTCCAATGCCAACACGCCTGGCTATACACGCCAACAGGTCGATTTTTCCAATGCGACCCCGTTGGCAACCGGCAGCGGTTTTTTCGGCAACGGTGTCGATGTCGTCACTGTGAAGCGGTTGTACAGCCAGTTCCTTTCCAACGAAGTTCTGACCGCATCCACGCAATCGAACTCGCTCGACAGCTATTATTCGCAGATTCAGCAGCTCGACAACCTGCTCGCAGACCCGTCAGCCGGATTGTCACCCGCCTTGCAAGATTTCTTCACCGCGGTGCAAGGCGTGGCAACGACGCCGAATGTGGCTTCTTCCCGTCAGGCACTGCTCTCGTCGGCGGAAGCGTTGAGATCGAGATTCCAGGTCATCGACCAGCGGTTGACCGACTTGCGCGACGGCGTTAATTCGGACGTTGGTGCAATGGCACAGGAAATCAGCAATTTCGCCACGCAGATCGCCGACCTGAACCAGCGCATCATCGTGGCTCGCAGCGCCACCGGCGGGCAGCCACCCAACGATTTGCTCGACCAGCGGGATCGGCTGGTGGCGGATCTCAACCAGGACATTCGCGCCACCGTCGTGGTCCAGGACGACGGCGCCTACGATGTTTTCGTCGGCAGCGGACAGCCGCTGGTTGCCGGCACGCTGGCCTACTCGCTGGCCACGTTGCGCGATCCGCTCGATCCCACCAAGCTCACGGTCGGCTACCGAACGGCCTCTGGAGTCGTGCAACTGCCGGAAGCGACGCTCAACGGCGGCAAGCTCGGTGGGCTGCTGGCTTTCCGCAGCGAAGCGCTCGATCCCGCACAGAATGCGCTGGGCCGTGTGGCGATAACGCTGGCCCAGACTTTCAATGCCCAGCATGAGCTGGGACAGGACTTGAACGGACAACTCGGCACGGCCCTGTTCTCGATCGGCACGCCGCAGGTCAATTCCAACCTCAACAACACCGGCAACGCCGTGATCGCGGCCGCGTTCGATTCGACCAACGTCGGCGGACTGACGGCCAGCGATTACCGGCTGAACTACGACGGGGCCAATTTCACCCTGACGCGGCTGGCCGACAACACAACCCAGACCTTCGCCACGTTCCCGCAGAACGTGGACGGCTTCACGCTGACGCTCGCTTCAGGGGCGGCCGCGGCCGGCGACTCTTTCCTGATTCGCCCGACGGTGGCGGGCGCATCGACGCTGGGCGTTGCCATCACCGATCCGTCGAAGATCGCGGCGGCAGCGCCGGTGCGCACCGCGCAAGGCGCGGCGAATACCGGCACGGGAAAAATCAACGCCGGGACGGTCAATTCGGTCGGTGCGAACCTGCAGCAGCCGGTGACCATCACGTTCACCAGTGCAACCACGTTCGACGTGAGCGGCACTGGTACGGGTAATCCCACCGGTCTGACCTATACCGCGGGACAGAACATCGCTTTCAACGGCTGGACCGTACAGATCAGCGGCGCACCGGCGACGGGCGATACGTTCAGCGTTGGCCCGAACACCGGCGGCAGCGGCGACAATCGCAACGCGCTTGCGCTCGCGAGCCTGCAGACCACGAAGATCCTGGACGGCGGCACCGCGTCGTATCAGGGAGCCTATGCGTCTCTGGTCAGCCAGGTCGGTACGCAGACGCGGCAACTGCAGGTCACCAGTGCGGCGCAAGCCGCCGTACTCGAACAGGCGCAGACCGCGCAGCAGTCTTATTCCGGCGTGAACCTCGACGAAGAAGCCGCCAACCTGATTCGCTTCCAACAGGCCTATCAGGCCTCCGGCAAGGTATTGCAGATCGCGTCGACGCTGTTCGACACGCTGCTCCAGCTCGGCAGCCACTGA
- the flgL gene encoding flagellar hook-associated protein FlgL produces MRISSNTIYDLGVSAMNRQQTQLLKTQQQISANRRVLTPSDDPIASSRALEITQADSINTQYGANAQTASGRLSLTEQALGRVTDLLQSIRQNAITAGNGSFTASDRESVAQDVQAMYDELLTVANTTDGESNYLFSGFQTDLQPFSPTAAGVQYLGDDGQRLVQVASGRQVAVSESGADVFTRIRRGNGTFAVSAPAANTGNATYSKGTVTDAAALTGDQYQIVFSVTGTTTTYDVLDVTAGTTVAAAQPYTSGASIAFDGMSLEVSGTPAAGDLVQIDPSTNQDIFKTVSDLVAALRAPAGDPAAQARLQNSLTDAVTNLDQDLNNVSSVRAGVGTRMRETDDHQNSSEDLSLQYKQVLSKLQDLDYAKAVSDLVQQQTNLQAAQKTFLQTAQLSIFNYL; encoded by the coding sequence ATGCGCATCAGCTCCAACACCATCTACGATCTCGGCGTCAGCGCAATGAACCGGCAGCAGACGCAATTGCTGAAGACCCAGCAGCAGATCTCGGCCAATCGACGCGTTCTCACGCCGTCGGACGATCCGATCGCTTCCTCGCGTGCGCTCGAAATTACACAGGCCGACTCGATAAACACGCAATACGGCGCGAATGCGCAAACGGCGTCAGGCCGCCTTTCGCTGACCGAGCAGGCGCTCGGTCGCGTGACGGATTTGCTGCAATCGATCAGGCAGAACGCAATCACGGCCGGCAATGGCAGTTTCACCGCGTCGGACCGCGAATCCGTGGCGCAGGACGTCCAGGCGATGTACGACGAACTCCTGACGGTCGCCAATACCACGGACGGTGAAAGCAATTATCTGTTTTCCGGATTCCAGACGGACCTGCAGCCATTTTCGCCGACTGCCGCCGGTGTGCAGTATCTGGGCGACGACGGGCAACGGCTGGTGCAGGTTGCGAGCGGCCGGCAGGTGGCCGTCAGCGAATCCGGTGCCGATGTATTCACGCGCATACGCCGTGGAAACGGGACATTCGCGGTGTCAGCCCCGGCGGCCAATACCGGCAACGCAACCTACAGCAAGGGTACGGTCACCGACGCCGCCGCGCTCACCGGGGACCAGTATCAGATCGTGTTCAGCGTGACCGGCACGACCACGACCTACGACGTTCTCGACGTAACCGCCGGCACCACGGTGGCCGCCGCACAGCCCTATACCAGCGGCGCATCGATCGCCTTCGACGGCATGAGCCTGGAGGTCAGCGGCACGCCGGCCGCGGGCGATTTGGTGCAGATCGATCCCAGTACCAATCAGGATATTTTCAAGACGGTATCGGATCTTGTCGCTGCACTGAGGGCGCCCGCCGGAGACCCGGCCGCGCAGGCTCGGCTGCAGAACTCGCTTACCGATGCGGTGACCAACCTCGACCAGGACCTCAACAACGTCAGTTCGGTGCGTGCGGGCGTCGGCACGCGCATGCGCGAAACCGACGATCATCAGAACAGCAGCGAAGATCTGTCATTGCAATACAAGCAGGTCCTGTCGAAACTGCAGGATCTGGATTATGCAAAAGCGGTCAGCGATCTGGTCCAGCAGCAGACCAACCTCCAGGCGGCACAGAAGACTTTCCTGCAGACGGCGCAACTGTCGATATTCAACTACCTCTGA
- the fliR gene encoding flagellar biosynthetic protein FliR, protein MLSLTSTQLAAFLASFAFPMARILALVSTAPVFGNRGVPRRIRLGLGLALTLVIAPLAGPIPDVSPSSYEGLLVLIQQIVIGTAMGLAMRIAFAAVDTAGELIGLQMGLGFATFFDPQHGNNAPVIAELMSLLAVLFFLALNGHLLMISTLAQSFAMLPIGTDLFGAHAAFSLVSWGGQMFAAGLTLALPVVAALLITNLALGVLTRTAPQLNIFAVGFPITLLLGFFMLALVLPYLTVPMEKLLTSGASAALEILQK, encoded by the coding sequence ATGCTCTCCCTCACTTCCACCCAACTAGCCGCCTTTCTCGCCTCCTTCGCATTCCCGATGGCGCGGATCCTCGCGCTGGTCTCGACGGCGCCGGTGTTTGGCAATCGCGGTGTACCGCGGCGCATTCGGCTCGGTCTCGGATTGGCTCTGACGCTCGTGATCGCGCCGCTCGCCGGCCCCATTCCCGACGTATCGCCATCCTCATACGAAGGCCTGCTGGTGTTGATCCAGCAGATCGTCATTGGCACGGCGATGGGTCTGGCGATGCGTATCGCGTTCGCGGCAGTCGATACGGCGGGCGAACTGATCGGATTGCAGATGGGCCTGGGATTCGCGACATTCTTCGATCCGCAGCACGGAAACAACGCGCCCGTAATTGCAGAGCTCATGAGCCTGCTGGCGGTGCTGTTCTTCCTGGCGCTGAATGGGCACCTGCTGATGATCTCCACGCTCGCACAAAGTTTTGCCATGCTGCCGATCGGCACCGATCTGTTCGGCGCACATGCTGCGTTCAGTCTGGTGTCCTGGGGCGGTCAAATGTTCGCAGCCGGGCTGACACTGGCATTGCCGGTCGTCGCGGCGCTGCTCATTACCAACCTCGCATTAGGCGTGCTGACGCGCACCGCACCTCAACTCAATATTTTCGCAGTCGGGTTTCCGATCACGTTGCTGCTGGGATTTTTCATGCTGGCGCTGGTGCTGCCCTACCTGACGGTGCCGATGGAGAAACTGCTGACCTCCGGCGCATCTGCGGCACTGGAAATACTTCAGAAGTGA
- the fliQ gene encoding flagellar biosynthesis protein FliQ: MTPESVMTIGRHALELTLLVSAPLLLSALAVGLLVSVFQAATQINEMTLSFIPKLIAILVMLVLAGPWMITMMVDYMRRLLENLPFMIG, encoded by the coding sequence GTGACACCGGAATCCGTAATGACCATCGGCCGCCACGCGCTCGAATTGACGCTGCTGGTATCGGCGCCGCTGCTCCTTTCCGCGCTCGCCGTCGGCCTTCTGGTCAGCGTGTTTCAGGCGGCCACACAGATCAATGAAATGACCTTGTCGTTCATTCCCAAGCTCATCGCGATCCTTGTCATGCTGGTCCTTGCCGGCCCGTGGATGATCACGATGATGGTGGACTACATGCGGCGGCTGCTGGAGAACCTGCCGTTCATGATTGGCTGA
- the fliP gene encoding flagellar type III secretion system pore protein FliP (The bacterial flagellar biogenesis protein FliP forms a type III secretion system (T3SS)-type pore required for flagellar assembly.) — MAKSVRWLVALMLLVPALPGLAQQAGLPAFTSAPGPGGSQTYSLPIQSLLFLTALTFLPALLLMMTGFTRIIIVLSLLRQAIGTPTAPPNQVLVGLALFLNFFVMAPTLDSIYRDAYQPFSQNKINATQAMDRAGVPLRQFMLKQTREADLGLFMKLADSEAATPDQVPMKALIPAFVTSELKTAFQIGFLIFIPFLIIDMVVSSVLMSMGMMMLSPVMISLPFKIMLFVLADGWNLLIGSLVRSFSP, encoded by the coding sequence ATGGCTAAGAGTGTGCGCTGGCTTGTCGCCTTGATGCTGCTTGTGCCGGCGCTGCCGGGGCTCGCGCAACAGGCCGGCCTGCCGGCGTTCACCAGCGCGCCGGGACCCGGCGGAAGCCAGACCTACTCCCTGCCGATCCAGTCGTTGTTGTTCCTGACCGCGCTGACTTTCCTGCCGGCGCTATTGCTGATGATGACTGGCTTCACCCGCATCATCATCGTGCTGTCGTTGCTGCGCCAGGCCATCGGCACGCCGACCGCGCCACCCAACCAGGTACTGGTCGGTCTGGCGCTGTTCCTGAATTTCTTCGTGATGGCACCGACGCTCGACTCGATCTACAGGGACGCCTACCAGCCGTTCTCGCAGAACAAGATCAACGCGACGCAGGCCATGGATCGTGCTGGCGTGCCGCTGCGGCAGTTCATGCTGAAGCAGACCCGCGAGGCCGACCTCGGCTTGTTCATGAAGCTGGCCGATAGCGAAGCCGCTACGCCCGATCAGGTGCCGATGAAAGCACTGATCCCGGCCTTCGTGACCTCGGAGCTGAAGACGGCCTTCCAGATCGGCTTCCTGATTTTCATCCCCTTCCTGATCATCGACATGGTGGTCTCGAGCGTGCTGATGTCGATGGGCATGATGATGCTCTCTCCGGTCATGATTTCGCTGCCCTTCAAGATCATGCTATTCGTGCTGGCGGACGGCTGGAATCTGCTGATCGGCTCCCTGGTCAGGAGCTTCTCGCCGTGA
- the fliO gene encoding flagellar biosynthetic protein FliO — MRALPFHAVRAVAWTLLMPCAAFAADAMAAPVGAGSVLQVLLGLAVVLGMVFVAAWAIRRFNPNVAPGSSALRIVAGTAVGNRERVLLLEVNDTWLVVGVAPGRVSQIHSMPRPDNYQVARAPGAPNGFAVWLKQTLERRNHG; from the coding sequence ATGCGTGCTCTGCCCTTCCATGCCGTCCGGGCCGTGGCCTGGACGCTATTGATGCCATGTGCAGCGTTCGCGGCTGACGCGATGGCCGCGCCGGTCGGCGCGGGCAGCGTGCTGCAGGTGCTGCTCGGCCTGGCTGTGGTGCTTGGCATGGTGTTCGTTGCCGCGTGGGCCATACGCCGATTCAATCCGAACGTTGCCCCTGGCAGCAGCGCGCTGCGCATCGTGGCCGGCACTGCGGTCGGCAATCGCGAGCGTGTGCTGCTGCTCGAAGTCAATGACACCTGGCTGGTCGTCGGCGTCGCACCGGGCCGGGTTTCCCAGATTCACAGCATGCCGCGGCCGGACAATTATCAAGTGGCACGGGCGCCTGGCGCGCCGAACGGTTTCGCCGTCTGGCTGAAACAGACTCTCGAGCGCCGCAACCATGGCTAA
- the fliN gene encoding flagellar motor switch protein FliN, which translates to MPETTTAEPKNDDWAAALAEQSAVESSAAPVFQKLAPSGTVDAKNDIDLILNIPVQLTVELGRTKITIKNLLQLAQGSVVELDGLAGEPMDVLVNGCLIAQGEVVVVNDKFGIRLTDIVTPSERMRQLNR; encoded by the coding sequence ATGCCCGAAACCACTACTGCAGAACCGAAGAACGACGATTGGGCCGCTGCCCTTGCGGAACAGAGTGCGGTCGAATCTTCCGCCGCGCCCGTGTTCCAGAAACTCGCACCGAGCGGAACGGTCGACGCCAAGAACGACATCGATCTGATTCTCAACATTCCGGTGCAGCTCACCGTGGAACTCGGGCGCACCAAGATCACCATCAAAAACCTCCTGCAGCTCGCTCAAGGTTCGGTGGTCGAGCTCGACGGACTGGCTGGAGAACCGATGGACGTTCTGGTCAACGGCTGCCTGATCGCACAAGGCGAAGTCGTGGTGGTCAACGACAAGTTCGGCATCCGCCTGACCGACATCGTCACGCCTTCCGAGCGCATGCGCCAGTTGAACCGATGA